In one window of Leifsonia sp. NPDC080035 DNA:
- a CDS encoding ABC transporter permease, translating to MRAVEVVWGALVEAWQELRIHRTRVLLSLIGVGVAVCALSSVVGLANIAQQSIVENNDRYGGRPALIAMTPSDGGADRERTAGAWRTVVERHAIRYTSAVQQAGMQVQFRDGAGEVSTTLVDPDYATMHRTVVQEGRWFSGADEKLLAPTLVVNEPFWDRLGVRSIDEHPTVTVLRGDQKVTAVVVGMVRMPDYGDMPSAFALGATAGLLVDTSSVDYGPPWFEAWVSPELGDSLVAAMKTEFGQLLGPDAVSVDRRDYLATQTEDPLAFLKLLVIGIAMLILLLGALGLVNIAMVTVRGRIREIGVRRSFGATGARVFVAVMLESVVATVVAGAAGVALSILIVKSPWLEELIGHGMVTEPPPFPVEAAVFGLVSATVVGAIAGLLPALVAVRVKVIDAIRY from the coding sequence GTGAGGGCGGTCGAGGTGGTCTGGGGCGCGCTCGTCGAGGCCTGGCAGGAGTTGCGCATCCACCGCACGCGCGTGCTGCTCTCCCTGATCGGCGTCGGCGTCGCGGTCTGCGCGCTGAGCTCGGTGGTCGGCCTCGCGAACATCGCCCAGCAGTCGATCGTCGAGAACAACGACCGCTACGGCGGCCGTCCGGCGCTGATCGCGATGACCCCGTCCGACGGCGGCGCCGACCGCGAGAGGACGGCCGGTGCCTGGCGGACGGTGGTCGAGCGGCACGCCATCCGCTACACGTCGGCGGTGCAGCAGGCGGGGATGCAGGTGCAGTTCCGCGACGGCGCCGGCGAGGTGAGCACCACGCTCGTGGACCCGGACTACGCGACCATGCACCGCACGGTCGTGCAGGAAGGGCGCTGGTTCTCCGGCGCTGACGAGAAGCTGCTCGCGCCGACGCTCGTGGTCAACGAGCCGTTCTGGGACCGTCTCGGTGTCCGCTCGATCGACGAGCATCCGACCGTGACCGTCCTCCGCGGCGACCAGAAGGTCACGGCCGTCGTCGTCGGGATGGTCAGGATGCCCGACTACGGCGACATGCCGAGCGCCTTCGCGCTGGGTGCGACGGCTGGGCTGCTGGTGGACACCAGCTCGGTCGACTACGGGCCGCCGTGGTTCGAGGCGTGGGTGTCGCCGGAGCTCGGCGACTCCCTGGTGGCGGCGATGAAGACGGAGTTCGGTCAGCTGCTCGGCCCGGACGCGGTCTCCGTCGACCGGCGCGACTACCTCGCCACCCAGACCGAGGACCCGCTCGCGTTCCTCAAGCTGCTCGTGATCGGCATCGCGATGCTCATCCTGCTGCTCGGCGCCCTCGGTCTCGTCAACATCGCGATGGTGACCGTGCGCGGCCGGATCCGGGAGATCGGCGTGCGCCGCAGCTTCGGCGCGACCGGGGCACGGGTCTTCGTCGCGGTGATGCTGGAGAGCGTCGTCGCGACCGTCGTCGCGGGGGCGGCCGGGGTCGCGCTGTCCATCCTCATCGTCAAGAGCCCGTGGCTGGAGGAGCTGATCGGCCACGGGATGGTCACGGAACCACCGCCGTTCCCGGTGGAGGCCGCGGTGTTCGGGCTGGTGTCGGCGACCGTCGTCGGGGCGATCGCCGGGCTGCTTCCCGCGCTCGTCGCGGTGCGGGTGAAGGTGATCGACGCCATCCGCTACTGA
- a CDS encoding ABC transporter ATP-binding protein → MSLLRLRGVTKTVRIPDAEPLTILHGVDLEVAAGERVSVVGRSGSGKSTLLNILGLLDAPSAGEFDFDGVPVARLGSGARDRRRGADVGFVFQQFNLLAGRSALENVVTPLLYASGKRFWRRRAIAAEMLERVGLGHRLDARPEVLSGGEQQRVAIARALVRAPRLILADEPTGALDVETGGSVIDLLESVAAENASALVVITHDPAVAARAATRYRLDAGRLAPAAVETAA, encoded by the coding sequence GTGAGCCTGCTCCGGCTCCGCGGCGTGACCAAGACGGTCCGCATCCCGGACGCCGAGCCGCTGACCATCCTGCACGGCGTCGACCTCGAGGTGGCGGCGGGGGAGCGGGTCTCCGTCGTCGGCCGGTCCGGATCCGGCAAGTCGACACTGCTGAACATCCTGGGGCTCCTGGATGCGCCGAGCGCCGGGGAGTTCGACTTCGACGGCGTGCCCGTGGCCCGGCTGGGATCCGGCGCGCGCGACCGCAGGCGCGGCGCCGACGTTGGCTTCGTCTTCCAGCAGTTCAACCTGCTCGCCGGGCGCTCTGCACTCGAGAACGTCGTCACCCCGCTGCTCTACGCGAGCGGCAAACGGTTCTGGCGGCGACGCGCGATCGCCGCCGAGATGCTCGAGCGGGTCGGCCTCGGCCATCGCCTTGATGCGCGTCCCGAGGTGCTCTCCGGCGGCGAGCAGCAGCGCGTCGCCATCGCCAGGGCGCTCGTACGGGCGCCGCGACTGATCCTGGCCGACGAGCCGACGGGGGCGCTGGATGTGGAGACCGGCGGCAGTGTGATCGACCTGTTGGAGTCGGTCGCCGCCGAGAACGCGTCCGCGTTGGTCGTCATCACGCACGACCCCGCGGTGGCGGCACGGGCCGCGACGCGCTACCGGCTGGACGCGGGACGGCTTGCCCCCGCAGCCGTGGAGACCGCGGCGTGA